ATTTATACCTTCACATGTTGTATCACTGTCGATTGTAACATTGTCATCAACATCGTTGAACTCATTCATTAAATTTTTTTGCCTAGAACTTTCACCTTTTTCAAATGTACTATTTATATTTGCTGTATTGAACGACGAAGGACCTGGTGATAGTTTTCCACAAAACTTTTTTGAAGGATTCTGTTCTTCTTCACTATTAGTAACAATTTTATTTTTTACACCTTTTTGTTTATGAACAGTTGTCACACAGGATTCAGGAATTGAGAATATGAGAGAACTGTCTCCAGTGTTTTTAATACTCTTAAATTCTGCATTTTTACAATTATGTTATGCATAATATACATTAGTAGATGCAGAGTATTAAACATGACACATTGTTTAAATAATCCTTCAAAGTTTTGTAATTAAGGAATAAGCCGTAAAATTTTATACCTTTGACAGGAACATTTGGCGATATTATGCGAACAAATTGATTTGTACTTTGTTCACCAGCCTGAGAAGAGGAATACATCCCTGAAAAAAATATTGTACAGCATACTGAAATTTCTAGAATTTGACATAATTTCGTAATCAACTGATACATCCGGAATTgcattttatttttaaaaaaattaactgATAATTGTGGATTAGTTGCAGAAGAAAACTGAATATTAGGCGATGAAGTACATTGTCCGGATATTTTTCTCAAATCTGGTAAAGTGCTACAAAATACACCGAGATTTTCTTTGTTGAAATTCTTTGGACGAATCCTAACTTTATGCACAACATAGAAGATGGTAAACATATTTTAGCATCTGCACTGATAAACACTCATTCACCAAACTGAAATAAGAAGTTCATGAAAGTAATAAAAATTAACCTGATTTTGAATTTGATGGAATATTAGGAGATATATTTTGATCAAATCTTGATAGAGGACTCGGCAGACACGATTATGATTTTTTTACCGCAACAGGCTGAATCATAAATCTATTGTTCATTGCTGCAAATATTCCCACAAAATCCACAATTTCAAAAGCAATTTAATTACAGATGTATCAGAAAAATGAGATATATCAAGAATTATACCATTAGGTTCTTCTGAACAAATTATGTGGCTTTCAAGATTTTCTGCAAGAGAAGTTTGCAGAATATTTTGCATCTGCTGTGTTAACCGGGAATTCAGATATGAAATACTACCTGAAACATGTCTCCGCTATAAATTGTGGCCTAATATGTGTTAAAAATAGTTTTCGTGAAATAAATCCAACTAAATTTTACCTCTCGACGATCTTAACGATATATTAGGCGGCACACATTCATCAGATCTTGATATAGGAGTTGTCATTAGATGACCTATATTATTAACTGCAACACAACAAATATAGAAAAATTGATGGCAGAATTATAAAAAGGTATGATACATCTCGGAATGGAGTAAGAATGATACCATTATTGTGTCTTGGTATTATTCTATTATTTTCTCCATCTGCTAAGGTGTTATGAAAAACACCAAGATCTTGTTTGTTCAAATTTTTTGAACGAATTCTTACTTTTCGCACTACATAGAAGATGGAAAATAAATGAAAACATGAAACATGACCAACATCTCCTAATAGGCTGGAATAAGATGTTCATCAAACTCTTTTAAAATTAACCTGGTTTTGAGGTTGCTGAAATATTAGGAGATATATTTTCATCAGATATTGAAAGAGGACTCTTTAGAATACTTTGCGGCTGCTGCTTTAACCTTTTAAACTGAGATGAAACAGTACCTGCATGAAGTTGTTAATCAGTAGTAATGGGTAAAATAAATCTGTATCTTACATATTGATAATCTTAACAATATGTTATGCTTAAAATATTAACAGCAACACAACAGATCTAATAAATGATTGAAGACAAAATTGGAAAAAATGTTGGTTACCAATCAGAATGGATAAAGAATGATACCATTATTATACTCTGATGTCATTCTATTGCTCTGCAGATTTGCTGCAAGTCCGCTATGCAAAACACCTTTCGAAAACTGTCTAATTCCTGATTTAATTGAAAATTCAAGCCACAATTATAAATGCTTATATTAAAAGAATCAGACAGATAAACAATGATACAAATACCTTGTTCTGGTGTAACGCTTTGATAAATCATTGATTGCAGAGTTGTTACTGAATGACCTATTTTATTATTAACAGCAACACGACACATATATGCAAACTTAAGTAATCATTACAAAATCTgtataataacaatcataatggatgaagaatgataccattgatgTAATCTGATGTCATTTTTTTACTTTCCAGATTTGCAGCAACTCCGTTCTGAAACACACCTTTTGAAAGCTGTCTTATTCCTGAATGTTAATAGAAACTTCATGACACATTTATCAATCCATGTATAAAAACAATCAGGCGGATAAACAATCAGGCGGATAAATAATGAGACCAATACCCTGTTTGGTGTCACGCTTTGATCAATAATTGATAACGGAATTCTTACAGAATGACCTGTTTTATTAACATAAGCACGTCAAATATATGTATAACAATGTACATTATCATTACTCATATGCTTGGTCGGAGAAGATACATGGTATGTTACATAACATTGTCTGTCAAACGTATATACACATTAACCAATCTGAAATTCTTTAGAGAAAGCTTACGTGTATCATATATGTTTGCTGAATTTGTGAGATTCTTGTCCACATTCTTCCCACGCGTACGACGTTTGACAACTGAAATAATACATGAACATTATTATCACTTTCAATAAACGAATCAGAAATGGAATTAAAGTGTACACTACCTTGATTCTCTGGTTCTGATGGATTTTTAAACAAATTTTCAACATTTCGTCCACGAACACGTCGTTTTGAACCTATAAGAAAAGCATGATCAAATCAAATATCTACAAAACGATGTTATTATAAGTAAACTGACAAAGGAGATGAATACCTGATGTACTGGTTCCTCGACAATCCATCCGGATATATTCAGTAAATCATGAAGCTGGTTTTAACAGATGAACAACGTATTCTGTAAGCTTTTATGACGAACATGATACACATCAAATCTGCATgaagaattttatgaaaaaattagGTCAAAAATCTTGAGCTATTATCCTAAAAAATTAGGGAGATGAAAAAATTAGGTCATGCTTGCAAAGAATGAGAGAGAATAAGGAAATCAATAATTATCATTGAATTAGTGTTGTAACAGATATgagaaaatcatgcaaatctttccttagataagatgtttaaattttaaaattcaaaaaatttccaTGTTTAGTGTTTTGATAGGTAAAAAATTGGGTAAACTTATATGGATATATCCATGGATATAtagattttatacttaatatgggtcatgggtaaatttatttacccattgggtaaattttgtggatatatccatggatctagtaattttatacttaatatgggtTATGGGTACCCATTTGGGAAATGAGTAAATTAAGGAGtagttattaaaaatatatagATTAATAAATTACttgttttaaaaattttcaaaacCGCGAATTATAACATGCTACTTGCTTGACCAAGTTGATGGATGGGGGTGAACTGGGCTTTGTACATAATATTATGGGATCTAGCCTCGCTAATGGCTACGGACTTCCATGTGCATAGTTAATTAGTTCCGCATAAAATATTGTAAAATATGTTACGTAAATTTAGTTCATTAGAGCATttttaatacatattatttttaattgtAATATAAATTATTAGTTTGTAGTAATTTAGTTTTCATTCATTTttgataatattttttattttctcttcttattcaattttatattattaaaagtaACTTAAAGTCATACAGGTATAAAATAAAGGGGAAATATAGTATATCTTactaatttattataaaatattagttAAGGGTTATCAAAAGACTCTTAAAATTGAGAAAACAGAATGGActcttaaaatttaaaaaaagtCTAGAAGTCTAGAAATTTGTTGGTCAAAAAAAGTCTTGTCTATTGACATGGTCAGCTAGTTTTCTCTCGTTTTTGTCAAAGTCTTTTGTCTGGTAAAGTTGTTATCAATCAGTTTCTTCCAGTAATGGCGTCTACGAGTAATATTATCGAAGCAATGAACAACATCACTTTGGATGATGAAGAAGAAGGCGTGTTAATGATGAACGAGGCAGAGCAAATCAGTGAAAATGAATCTTTTGTTGGTTTTAATCCGAAATTGTGTTTGGTGGGCAAGTTCATATCTGACGGAGTGGTAGACTTTTCAGCAATGCAGCAAACCATGGCGGCACTATGGAGGCCGGGAAGAGGGGTTTATATTAAGGAGTTGGATGCGAATCTATATCTATTCCAATTCTATCATGAGTTGGACGTTCGTAGGGTTTTGGATGGTAGTCCTTGGTCGTTTAATAGAAGAGCTTTGATTATCAAGAGAATGGAGGGCAACAATCCAAGATGTATGCAATTGGATTCTTTAGACCTGTGGGTGCAAATTCATGAGTTACCAGTTGGTTGTATGTCAGAAAGGGTCATTCAGGAGGTTGGCAACTTTGTAGGTACTTATGTAGAGTCTTGTCCTAAGAATTTTGTTGGAGGATGGAAGGAATATATGAGAGTACGTGTAAGAATTAATCTGGCAAAGCCTCTGAAGAGGAGAATGAAGGTTCGAAAGAGTGGGAATGATTGGCAATGGATTGTGTTTAAGTATGAAAATGTACCTAATTTTTGTTTCATTTGTGGATTACTTGGTCATTCGGATAAATTTTGTGGTCGATTGTTTGACACTCCTGAGAATGAGATAGTAAAACCATATGGGACGTGGATGAGGGCTTCATTTCGTCGCCAGACTAAGCTTATCGGAGCAAAATGGCTACGTACCGGTAATGAGGAGGATGATCGGAATAAGCAATCGGAATTAGGTGACAGTCAAAGCAGGATGGGGGGGAAAGGCGTGAAGTTAGGAGTGAAGATTGGAGCTGAACATCCGGAGGAAACAATCAAGGGATTTGGAAATGCAACAAATTTTCAAAATGCAGCAAAAGGCGCGAGTGATGGGATATCCCAACAAACTGATTCTGCTGAGTTGGCAGCCAATAAAAAAGGCATATCAGTTGTAGAAAATAAAAAACGCAGAACCGAATCTAatgggctggataatgatattGAGATGGGCCAGAATACTGAGTTAAACATGGATTCAGAGGAAGAGGAAATAATTGGCGATGATATTGAGATGGGCTCAGGCTTAGCACACAAACTGGGTCCAAAAAACGTGCAGGTGGCGGGTTCCGGGAGCGGAGCTCGCCAAGAATTATGAGTACTATAAGTTGGAATTGCCGTGGGCTTGGGACCCCATGGGCCGTTCAATTCCTTAAGGAGATTGTTCTCCAAAAGAAACCCAGTTTTATATTTTTATGTGAAATTTTATGCAAGAAAGACAAGGTGGAAAGCATTGGAAACTTGCTTGGTTTTGAGGGTATGGTTACAGTGGAGTCACAAGGTCATAGTGGAGGTGTTGCATTCTTGTGGAGGAATAAGGAGGAAGCTTCGTTAAGGTCTCTCAGTAAAAATCATATTGATTTGGACATTACCATTCAGGGGTGGCAAAGGTTCAGATTGACAGGGTTATATGGGGAACCTGATCGAGCAAAACGCAAAAAAACATGGCAGCTTATAAGGAATCTGTCAACGACATCTAGTCTCCCTTGGGTGTTGATTGGAGATATGAATAATGTCCTTAGTCAAACAGATAAAAAGGGTGGAAGAATGTATCCGAGTTGGCTTATTCAAGGGTTTAAAGAGGTTTTGGAGGATTGCAATTTGGTGGATATGGAGTTATTAGGATACCCGTACTTGGGAACGTGGGCACGGCACTGATGACTGGGTAGAGATTCGGCTGGATAGAGCAGTAGCAAGTACAAGTTTTTTACAGCAATTTCAAGAAGCTAAGCTTACAAATATGGAGGTTACTACGTCTGATCACTGTCCGTTACTTCTTGAGCCCATGGTCACGATAAAGTCTGGTACGTTTACCAAAAGGTTTAGGTTCGAAAACGCCTGGTTACGCGAACCTATGTGCAAAAGTATTGTGGAGGATATATGGATAATAGCACAGGTAAATCATGGCAAGAAAAAATCATTGCTTGCTCGAATAATCTGGCGGTGTGGGGAAAGGAAATTACTGGGAGTTTTAGGTATCGAATTCAGAATTGTAAAAAGGTGATTAAGATTGTTAGAGGAAGAAGGGACGAAGCCTCTATTAAGCTGTACCAGGAAGAGTGCACAAAGTTGTCTGAAATTTATGTGCAGCAGGAAATTTTCTGGAAACAGAGAAGTAAACAATTATGGCTTCGCGAAGGGGACCATAACAGTAAATATTTCCATTCTGCGATGAAGAACAGGAGAAGGAATAATAAAATTACTCAGTTGACTAATGAGGCTGGTATGCAGGTAGGATGGGGTTCGGGAATGGAGGAAACAATGATTCATTATTTTTCAACTCTGTTTAAAGCCTCAGTAACGAATTGGCAGGATGTGTTAAATTGTGTTTAGTGTAAGATTACAAGGGAGCAAAATGAAGAATTATTGCAGGCAGTGGAGGTAAAAGAGGTGAAGGATGCTCTGTTTCATATGCATCCTGATAAGTCACCTGGACCAGACGGAATGAGTCCCGGTTTTTATCAAAAGTATTGGCATATAGTTGGAGCGGATATTATTCAAATGACTCGCCACTTCTTTGAAACTGGTACGTTTGAGGAGCACTTAACTGATACTAATattgttttaattccaaaaaagaAGTGTCCAGTGCTTATGACCGATCTACGTCCGATTTCCTTATGCAATGTGGTGTATAAAATCATATCTAAGGTGTTAGCAAATCGATTGAAATTAGTTATTGATAAAATTATCTCAGAGACACAAAGTGCTTTTATCCCAGGGAGATTAATATCGGATAACATAATGATTGCTTATGaagttatgcattttatgaaGAGGAAAAATAAAGGAAAGAGGGGTTGGATGGCCTTAAAACTCGATATGAGTAAGGCTTATGATCGAGTTGAATGGGGCTTTCTTAGGGCAATGTTGGCGAAACTGGGCTTGCATGACAGAATTATCAATTTGTTTATGGCATGTGTGATGTCTGCTCGGTATAGAATTGCACATGATGGCAGGGAGTTTGGGTCAATCATTCCCGAGCGTGGCATTAGACAGGGCGATCCATTATCGTCCTACTTATTTCTCATATGCACAGAGGGATTTACTGCTATAATTCAGGATTATGAAAGACGAGGTTTAATTCAAGGGGTTAAGGTTGCTCGTGGGGCGCCTGCTTTATCTCATTTATTCTTCGCGGACGACAGTTATATTTTCTGCAGGGCAAATAAAGAAGCTGCAAATCATGTGGTAAATATGTTGAATACTTTTGAAATGGCATCAGGGCAACAGGTGAATATCTCTAAGTCATCTGTTTTTTTCAGCAAGAATATGAGTCAGCAGGATAAGAAGGAGGTCTGTGATGTTCTAAAATGTCCTGAAGCTAATGATAATAGTACTTATTTGGCAAATCAGCCATAATGGGTTATTTGAAAGACAGGCTTCAGAATCGAGTGCAGGGATGGGATAAGAAAACCTTGTCTAAGGGAGGGAAGGAAATTTTGCTGAAAACAATTGCTCAAGCCATCCCAACGTACGCAATGGGGGTATTTTTGTTGCCTTTAGAATTATGCAGAGATTTGGAGCGTATTATGTGTCGTTACTGGTGGAAAACAGGTCGTGATAAGGATCGTGGTATTCATTGGCTAAGCTGGGAAAGATTATCGAAGAGAAAATCTGAAGGAGGTATGGGGTTTCGAAATGTCCACGATTTTAACATAGCAATGATTGGTAAACAAGGGTGGAGGCTAATGTTGTATCAGGATAGTCTAGTGGCAAGAATTTACAAAGCTAGATATTATCCGAGAGGCTCTTTTTTAACGGCTAAATTAGGAAGCAATCCTAGTTACATCTGGAGAAGTGTTATTGCAGCTCAAGAACTTCTGAGAAAAGGTTCAATTCGTACGGTGGGTAATGGGGAGTCTGTGTCTATTATAGGCGACCCATGGCTCCCTTAGAACGATGATCCGTTTGTCCATACTGTGAATGAAGGGCTACAGGGTAAGTTTGTGTCGTCTCTTTTTGTTACTGATGAAAACGAATGGGATATTGAATTATTAAATGACATGTTTATTCAAAGAGACCTTCAGTTGATTGAGATGATTTCTGTTCGTCGTAATGAGAAAGATGGTTGGTACTGGAAGCATGAGAAATTGGGGCAGTACTCGGTTAAGAGCGCGTACCAGATGTTGCAGAACAATGGAGAGAACAATCAGCTGAGTAATAACTCTGGTTTCTGGCGTAAAATGTGGAATTTAAAGGTACCACCAAAAATCAAGAATTTCCTGTGGAGAGCTGCAACGGATTGCTTGCCAACAAAGGATCGACTGAGAGACAAAAGAGTAGATATTAATAACATGTGTCCAAGCTGTAACAATGAACCAGAAACTACTTTGCATAAGTTAGTAACATGTCAATTTTCAAGGGTCTGTTGGGATAAGGTCGGAATGAGTGTCATGCTTGATAGCAATACAAGCTTTCTTAGCTGGTTGGACACTGTGTTGAATGTGTATACAGGGAAGGATGTTCGAATGAAAGTAATGGTTTGTTGGGCATTGTGGAAAGCCAGGAACGAGTTAGTTTGGGATCAAAAGGGTAGAGAAGTTACAGAGATTATAACATCAGCTGCAACGGTTCTTAATCAATGGAGTAATGCTCAAGATAAAAACTTTGACTGCTTTTTGGGGTTTATTACGCAGGAAGAAGGTGATGAGCAATGGACTTTACCAACTCAGGATACGATTAAGTTAAACACTGATGCTGCAATCTTTGAAGAGCTCAACCGTTATCGTTTCTCATTAGTTGCTCGTAATCATAGAGGGGAAATAGTTGATGCTTTAGCCAAATGTCATCAGGGTACCATACGACCAGAGATGGCAGAGATTATGGGGATAAGAGAAGCTCTAAGCTGGGTCAAGACACAACCAGGTAAGGGTTTTGTGGTCGAAACAGATAGCTTAGTGGTTGTGCAGGCAATTCGAAGTTCAGCCATCAAGCTCTCATACTTGGGGAGAATTATCGAAGACTGTAAAACGTTGTTAGGAGAGTTAAAAGATAAGGAAGTATCTTTGAGGTTTATTAGACGATCCGCGAACAAGGTCGCTCACTTTATTGCGAGGAATACTAGTTCTTTAGCTAGTCGTAGTTGGCGAGGGGATAACACCCACGCAGATTTTATTCATGTAGTTCGGAGTGATTTGAAAGTTTAATGAAAGCTTTTTCTTTctggcaaaaaaaaaaaaaattaaaaaaggCTCTAAGAATTTCTTGGAAATTAATTTAAGTCTCGATCTTTTATTCCAGTTTAAGAGTCTATATGAAAAATTTGCTAGAAATGCTCTTAGTTCATTTAAACAATTGTTTGGTGTATTCAAACCTATACAACTGAATACATAATGTACTTACTTGATAATTCATTACAAGTCAGGTCAGAAAAACTAGCAATTTAATATACGTTTGTTACTAACTTGTACTTATATAAATTgtaattcaatttttttttatctaTGTGTGACATTACAAACACTGCAA
This sequence is a window from Apium graveolens cultivar Ventura chromosome 9, ASM990537v1, whole genome shotgun sequence. Protein-coding genes within it:
- the LOC141686039 gene encoding uncharacterized protein LOC141686039; the encoded protein is MSTISWNCRGLGTPWAVQFLKEIVLQKKPSFIFLCEILCKKDKVESIGNLLGFEGMVTVESQGHSGGVAFLWRNKEEASLRSLSKNHIDLDITIQGWQRFRLTGLYGEPDRAKRKKTWQLIRNLSTTSSLPWVLIGDMNNVLSQTDKKGGRMYPSWLIQGFKEVLEDCNLVDMELLGYPYLGTWARH